From the genome of Ignavibacteriales bacterium, one region includes:
- the paaZ gene encoding phenylacetic acid degradation bifunctional protein PaaZ — protein MIRLKSYSQGNWVEGKEKFKKLYHPITNEVIGEISSCGIDFNGMVKYARETGGSKLREMTFHQRARMLKEMAQYLMSRKEEFYPLSYMTGATKIDSWIDIEGGISTFFTYASKGRRELPDEIFYVDGASENLSKNGTFIGQHICVPLHGVAVHINAFNFPCWGMLEKLAPTFLAGMPAIVKPASATAYLTEALVRVMVESKILPEGTLQLICGDTGDLLNHLGGQDVITFTGSAETGIKLKSHPNIIRNSIRFNMEADSLNCSILGPDVSTEMEEFNLFIKEVVNEMTTKAGQKCTAIRRTIVPASQLQNVVNALKERLAKIKIGNPKEEGIRMGPLVGISQAEDVKKKIAVLKKSSEVVYETAGNDGAFMSPLLLQCNFPLESDEPHEIEAFGPVNTVMAYNSLDDAIKIANKGGGSLVGSLFTADNEVAKKIVMGIGSYHGRIMIINKECAKESTGHGSPMPHLTHGGPGRAGGGEELGGIRGIMKYMQRVALQGDPSTISIVCNQWIKGARQISDEVHPFKKYCDELQIGETYITKTRTVTENDVINFANISGDYFYAHFDDDAARASIFEKRVVHGYFVLSASAGLFVDPDPGPVLANYGLENLRFTKPVYIGDTIQTKLICKQKTAKEKREGEIPQGIVVWYVEVTNQNLEIVAVYDILTLVKRKEL, from the coding sequence ATGATTAGATTGAAATCGTACTCACAAGGGAATTGGGTTGAAGGAAAAGAAAAATTTAAGAAGTTATATCACCCGATAACAAACGAGGTCATCGGTGAGATTTCCTCTTGTGGAATCGATTTTAATGGGATGGTAAAATATGCAAGAGAAACCGGCGGATCTAAGCTGCGTGAAATGACGTTTCACCAACGCGCAAGAATGCTCAAAGAAATGGCACAATATTTAATGAGTCGTAAAGAGGAATTTTATCCTCTTTCTTATATGACTGGCGCGACTAAAATTGATTCGTGGATCGATATCGAAGGAGGCATCTCAACTTTTTTTACTTACGCGAGCAAAGGAAGACGGGAACTGCCAGATGAAATATTTTATGTAGACGGTGCCTCAGAAAATTTATCGAAGAACGGAACATTCATCGGTCAGCATATTTGCGTTCCTCTTCACGGAGTGGCGGTTCATATAAATGCATTTAATTTTCCTTGCTGGGGAATGCTCGAAAAATTAGCTCCTACATTTCTTGCCGGAATGCCCGCAATAGTAAAACCGGCGTCCGCAACAGCATATCTTACAGAAGCATTAGTGCGTGTAATGGTCGAATCGAAAATTCTTCCGGAAGGAACGCTACAATTAATTTGCGGTGATACTGGAGATTTGTTAAATCATCTCGGCGGGCAAGATGTAATTACATTCACCGGTTCTGCAGAAACGGGAATCAAATTAAAATCTCACCCGAATATTATTAGAAATTCGATCCGCTTTAATATGGAAGCCGATTCTTTGAATTGTTCAATTCTCGGTCCCGATGTTTCAACTGAAATGGAAGAATTCAATCTCTTCATTAAAGAAGTAGTAAATGAAATGACAACAAAAGCCGGACAGAAGTGTACAGCAATTCGCAGAACGATTGTTCCGGCTAGCCAATTGCAGAATGTTGTGAATGCGTTAAAAGAAAGATTGGCAAAAATAAAAATCGGAAATCCAAAAGAAGAGGGAATTAGAATGGGCCCGCTTGTGGGAATTTCTCAAGCAGAAGATGTGAAGAAAAAAATTGCGGTCTTGAAAAAATCCAGTGAAGTAGTTTATGAAACAGCTGGAAATGATGGCGCATTTATGAGTCCGCTTTTGCTTCAATGTAATTTTCCTCTTGAAAGCGATGAGCCGCACGAGATTGAAGCATTCGGTCCAGTCAATACCGTAATGGCTTACAATTCGCTTGATGATGCAATCAAAATTGCAAACAAAGGAGGAGGAAGTTTAGTTGGTTCTCTTTTTACTGCCGATAATGAAGTCGCCAAAAAAATCGTTATGGGAATCGGCTCGTACCACGGTAGAATAATGATAATCAATAAAGAATGCGCAAAAGAATCAACGGGGCACGGATCGCCTATGCCGCATCTTACACATGGCGGTCCCGGACGAGCGGGCGGCGGAGAAGAACTTGGGGGAATCCGCGGAATAATGAAATATATGCAGCGGGTTGCGCTTCAAGGAGACCCGTCAACGATATCAATAGTTTGCAATCAATGGATTAAAGGCGCACGGCAAATTTCAGATGAGGTTCATCCCTTCAAAAAATATTGTGATGAATTGCAGATCGGAGAAACATACATTACAAAAACAAGAACCGTAACGGAAAACGATGTAATTAATTTTGCAAATATCAGCGGTGATTATTTCTACGCGCACTTTGATGATGATGCCGCACGAGCGTCAATTTTTGAAAAACGAGTTGTGCACGGTTACTTTGTATTATCTGCTTCTGCCGGATTATTTGTAGATCCCGATCCCGGTCCCGTTCTCGCAAATTACGGATTGGAAAATCTACGGTTCACAAAACCGGTTTATATCGGGGATACAATTCAAACAAAACTGATTTGCAAACAGAAGACAGCCAAAGAAAAACGTGAAGGTGAAATTCCTCAGGGTATTGTCGTGTGGTATGTGGAAGTCACAAATCAGAATTTGGAAATTGTTGCCGTGTATGATATTTTGACTTTGGTGAAAAGAAAAGAATTATAA
- a CDS encoding transferase hexapeptide repeat family protein has translation MIYKFNGYRPVIHKSSFVHKTASVIGNVSIGKNVYVGPGAVIRGDWGEIIIEDGCNVQENCVIHMFPGVTVRLQESAHIGHGAIIHGATIGKNSLIGMNAVIMDNADIGDECIIGALCFVPAEMKIPKRKVAVGNPAKIIKDVSNEMLEWKSEGTQLYQLLPKQLYNTLEVCKPLRKKSNRKTKQAVNYKTWKESKLGK, from the coding sequence ATGATTTATAAATTTAACGGATACCGCCCGGTTATTCACAAATCCTCTTTTGTACATAAAACGGCAAGTGTTATCGGCAATGTTTCGATAGGGAAAAATGTGTACGTTGGTCCCGGTGCCGTAATCCGCGGCGATTGGGGCGAAATAATAATTGAAGACGGATGCAATGTTCAGGAGAATTGTGTGATTCATATGTTTCCCGGTGTAACGGTAAGGTTGCAAGAATCCGCACATATCGGGCACGGTGCAATTATACATGGCGCTACGATCGGGAAAAATTCTTTGATAGGAATGAATGCTGTAATAATGGATAATGCAGATATCGGCGATGAATGTATCATCGGCGCGCTTTGTTTTGTTCCGGCAGAAATGAAAATTCCAAAACGAAAAGTCGCGGTTGGTAATCCCGCCAAAATAATTAAAGATGTTAGTAATGAAATGCTGGAATGGAAATCGGAAGGAACTCAATTATACCAGCTTCTTCCGAAACAGCTTTATAATACTCTTGAAGTTTGCAAACCATTGCGGAAAAAATCCAATAGAAAAACAAAACAAGCGGTTAATTATAAAACATGGAAAGAATCGAAACTTGGGAAATAA
- the pcaF gene encoding 3-oxoadipyl-CoA thiolase, translating to MKSEAYLIDAIRTPIGKLGGALAHTRADDLAALTISEIIKRNPSIDPLKIDEIIFGCANQAGEDNRNVARMASLLAGVPYSVPAETVNRLCASGMSAIINSSRAIKVGDGDLFIAGGVENMTRAPLVMSKVEFAFSSEQEIYDSSIGWRFVNPKMKAMYGIDSMGETAENLAGLYKISREAQDKFAYNSQMKACRAQMNGRLAKEIIRIDVPQKKAGTIIFEYDEFVKPNTTVEILSTLKPAFRKNGTVTAGNASGINDGSCALLLASENAIKNFELKPRVKIIASVSVGVEPRIMGIGPVDATKKVLEKSGLKLDEIDIIELNEAFAAQSLAVLMELKIDPHDRRLNPNGGAIALGHPLGMSGARLIQTAMIELEETHGRYALCTMCVGVGQGVATIIERV from the coding sequence ATGAAGTCGGAAGCATATTTAATAGATGCAATCAGAACACCGATTGGAAAATTGGGCGGAGCGCTCGCCCACACCAGGGCAGATGATCTAGCAGCATTAACAATAAGCGAGATCATAAAAAGAAATCCATCGATAGATCCCTTAAAAATCGATGAAATAATTTTCGGCTGCGCTAACCAGGCGGGAGAAGATAATAGAAATGTAGCTCGAATGGCGTCACTACTTGCAGGAGTTCCATACTCAGTTCCGGCAGAAACAGTAAACAGATTATGCGCTTCCGGAATGAGTGCGATCATTAATTCATCGCGTGCAATAAAAGTCGGAGACGGAGATTTATTTATTGCGGGCGGAGTTGAAAATATGACCCGTGCCCCGTTAGTAATGTCTAAAGTGGAATTTGCATTTTCAAGCGAACAGGAAATATACGACTCATCAATAGGGTGGAGGTTTGTTAATCCCAAGATGAAAGCAATGTACGGCATCGATTCAATGGGCGAGACCGCAGAGAATCTTGCTGGGTTATACAAAATATCGCGAGAAGCTCAAGATAAATTTGCGTACAATTCTCAAATGAAAGCATGCCGGGCGCAAATGAATGGTAGATTAGCAAAAGAAATTATACGCATTGATGTACCTCAAAAAAAAGCCGGAACAATAATTTTTGAATATGACGAATTTGTAAAACCGAACACGACTGTTGAAATTCTTTCTACACTTAAACCGGCATTTAGAAAAAATGGAACCGTCACAGCCGGGAATGCTTCCGGAATTAATGATGGCTCATGCGCGCTTTTACTTGCGTCTGAGAATGCAATTAAAAATTTCGAATTGAAGCCTCGCGTAAAAATAATAGCTTCTGTTTCAGTTGGAGTTGAGCCGAGAATTATGGGAATTGGTCCGGTTGATGCAACAAAAAAGGTCTTAGAAAAATCCGGTTTGAAGCTGGATGAAATTGATATTATAGAATTGAATGAAGCTTTTGCAGCGCAGAGTTTAGCCGTACTGATGGAATTAAAAATTGATCCACATGATAGAAGACTAAATCCAAACGGCGGGGCAATTGCGCTTGGTCATCCGCTTGGAATGTCCGGTGCGCGGCTGATTCAAACCGCAATGATTGAATTGGAAGAGACGCACGGAAGATATGCATTATGCACAATGTGTGTTGGTGTTGGACAGGGCGTTGCAACAATAATTGAACGGGTGTAA
- a CDS encoding 3-hydroxyacyl-CoA dehydrogenase NAD-binding domain-containing protein gives MIISKTNILIGIIGAGTMGSGIAQVAATAEYRVFIFDDNKDAVVKAKNGIQDSLNKLRQKKKITDTECKEIFSRIIFADRIEMLSGCNFILEAIVEEISAKQNLFRILERLVSTEAILATNTSSLSITSIAEALIKKERLIGAHFFNPPVLMPLVEIVPAKNTSQETIDFTRELIGSWGKTTVICKDTPGFIVNRVARPFYLEALRILEEGTADVRTIDDAMKEIGGFKMGPFELMDLIGNDINYKVTEMIFIQTNNDLRYEPSKIQKEMVEKNLLGRKSGKGFYDYNNPAQSIRSNEDKILKEKIFMRIVSVIINEAADLVLSETATIQDIDKAMRLGVSYPKGPLLWADELGIDKIVAEIQSLYGLQKKERYKVSSLLIKMNKYREKFYVNQVNSLT, from the coding sequence ATGATTATAAGTAAAACTAATATTTTGATCGGGATAATCGGTGCCGGAACAATGGGATCCGGTATTGCCCAGGTTGCCGCAACAGCGGAGTACCGTGTTTTTATTTTTGATGATAATAAAGACGCTGTCGTAAAAGCAAAAAATGGAATTCAAGACTCGTTAAACAAGCTTCGGCAGAAAAAAAAAATAACCGATACAGAATGCAAGGAAATATTTTCACGGATCATTTTTGCCGATCGAATTGAAATGCTGTCCGGATGCAATTTTATCTTAGAAGCAATTGTTGAAGAGATTTCGGCAAAACAAAATTTATTTAGAATTCTTGAAAGATTAGTCTCTACTGAAGCAATATTAGCAACAAATACATCATCTCTTTCAATAACATCAATTGCTGAAGCGCTCATAAAAAAGGAGAGGTTAATCGGGGCTCACTTTTTCAATCCGCCGGTGCTTATGCCTCTTGTAGAAATTGTTCCCGCAAAAAATACATCGCAAGAGACAATTGATTTTACACGGGAGTTGATCGGCTCATGGGGAAAAACAACCGTGATATGTAAAGACACTCCGGGATTTATAGTCAACCGTGTCGCGCGACCGTTTTATTTGGAAGCGTTAAGAATTCTTGAAGAGGGCACTGCAGATGTCAGAACAATTGATGATGCAATGAAAGAAATCGGCGGATTCAAAATGGGTCCGTTTGAATTGATGGATTTAATAGGAAATGATATTAATTATAAAGTCACGGAAATGATTTTTATCCAAACTAATAATGATCTCAGATATGAACCGTCAAAAATTCAAAAAGAAATGGTAGAGAAAAATTTATTGGGAAGAAAAAGCGGTAAAGGATTTTACGACTATAATAATCCGGCACAAAGCATTCGATCAAACGAAGATAAAATTCTAAAAGAAAAAATATTTATGAGAATAGTCTCTGTTATTATAAATGAAGCGGCAGATCTGGTTTTATCTGAAACAGCAACAATACAAGATATTGATAAAGCGATGAGATTGGGCGTAAGTTATCCAAAAGGACCTCTGCTTTGGGCAGATGAACTTGGAATAGATAAAATTGTTGCAGAGATACAATCGCTTTACGGTCTTCAAAAAAAAGAACGATACAAAGTTTCGTCATTACTTATCAAGATGAACAAGTACCGGGAAAAATTTTACGTAAATCAAGTGAACTCATTAACCTAA
- a CDS encoding enoyl-CoA hydratase-related protein produces the protein MDYKSIKYSVEQKIALIKLNRPEVLNSFNKEMAKEFQEALIRSRDFKEVHTILITGEGKAFCAGQDLSETVPRDKPMADVGELVRESYNPIIMLLREIEKPIVCSVNGTAAGAGANIALACDITVASEKAIFIQAFSKIGLIPDSGGTFFLPRLVGLQKASAMMMLAEKISAEDALKYGMIYKTFPGDQLFEESFKIAKHLSTLPAKGLGLTKRALNKSLHNDLASQLKLEEELQIEASHTYDYQEGVKAFLEKRNPDFRGE, from the coding sequence ATGGATTATAAATCAATTAAATATTCGGTCGAACAAAAAATTGCTTTGATAAAACTAAACCGTCCGGAAGTGCTGAATAGTTTTAACAAAGAGATGGCAAAGGAATTTCAAGAGGCATTAATAAGATCGCGAGATTTTAAAGAGGTTCACACAATTTTAATTACAGGAGAAGGAAAAGCTTTTTGTGCCGGACAGGATCTTTCCGAAACTGTTCCGCGAGACAAACCAATGGCAGACGTTGGTGAATTGGTGCGGGAGAGCTACAACCCGATAATTATGCTCTTAAGAGAAATAGAAAAACCAATAGTTTGTTCCGTAAACGGGACAGCTGCTGGTGCTGGCGCGAACATAGCACTCGCTTGCGATATAACCGTCGCTTCTGAGAAAGCAATATTTATACAGGCCTTTTCGAAGATCGGACTGATACCGGACAGTGGCGGAACTTTTTTCTTACCCAGATTAGTAGGATTGCAAAAAGCATCTGCTATGATGATGCTGGCAGAAAAAATTTCGGCTGAAGATGCACTTAAATACGGAATGATCTATAAAACATTTCCCGGAGACCAGCTTTTTGAAGAATCATTTAAAATTGCCAAGCATCTTTCGACTCTACCGGCAAAAGGATTGGGATTGACCAAACGTGCTCTTAACAAATCACTCCACAATGACCTCGCCTCACAATTGAAACTGGAAGAAGAATTACAAATTGAAGCAAGTCATACATATGATTATCAAGAAGGAGTTAAAGCATTTTTAGAGAAGAGGAATCCCGATTTTAGGGGCGAATGA
- the paaJ gene encoding phenylacetate-CoA oxygenase subunit PaaJ: MIQTKTEIINLLSEIYDPEIPVINIVEMGILRNAFYENEKLIIEITPTYSGCPAMKVIEDEILDLMHSNGYKNVEVKKSYLPAWTTDWMNLETKNKLREYGIAPPENRADVECPFCGSSNTKLTSIFGSTACKSLHFCNSCVQPFERFKCI; the protein is encoded by the coding sequence ATGATTCAAACGAAAACTGAAATAATTAATCTGCTCTCTGAAATTTACGATCCGGAAATTCCGGTAATTAACATTGTTGAAATGGGAATACTGCGAAACGCGTTTTATGAAAACGAAAAGCTAATTATTGAAATCACTCCGACTTATTCGGGCTGTCCGGCAATGAAAGTAATTGAGGATGAGATACTTGATCTCATGCATTCGAACGGGTATAAAAATGTGGAGGTAAAAAAAAGTTATTTGCCAGCATGGACAACAGATTGGATGAATTTAGAGACTAAGAATAAATTAAGAGAATATGGAATAGCACCGCCAGAAAACAGAGCGGACGTAGAGTGTCCATTTTGCGGATCATCTAACACAAAATTAACAAGTATTTTCGGATCGACTGCGTGCAAGTCTCTTCATTTTTGCAACAGCTGCGTTCAGCCGTTCGAACGCTTTAAATGTATTTAG
- the paaC gene encoding phenylacetate-CoA oxygenase subunit PaaC: protein MVEELKPETRNCLFEYLVRLGDDKLILGHRLSEWCGHAPILEEDIALANIALDCIGQASAFLTLASEVENEGRTEDDLAYFRNETQFKNLLLVEQPNRDFAYTITRQFFYSVFAVHYFQELSNSKFEPLAGISSKIVKETTYHLRHCKEWILRLGDGTEESHKRTQEAIDDLWRFTDELFFKNEIDELLIREIFSVDPGLIKPKWKNDVEKILDQATLTIPKDELMHTGGRHGIHTEHLGHLLAEMQIVARSFPTAKW from the coding sequence ATGGTAGAAGAACTAAAACCAGAAACACGGAATTGTTTGTTCGAATATTTGGTTCGGCTAGGCGATGATAAATTAATTTTGGGACACAGACTTTCCGAATGGTGCGGTCACGCACCGATTCTTGAAGAAGATATCGCCCTTGCAAACATTGCTTTAGATTGCATTGGACAGGCGAGCGCTTTTCTTACTCTTGCTTCGGAAGTAGAGAATGAGGGTCGGACTGAAGACGACCTTGCTTATTTCCGGAATGAAACTCAATTCAAAAATCTGCTCTTGGTAGAACAACCGAATAGAGACTTTGCTTATACGATCACCCGGCAATTCTTTTATTCAGTATTCGCAGTTCATTATTTTCAAGAATTATCCAACAGCAAATTTGAGCCGCTCGCCGGAATTTCATCTAAAATAGTTAAGGAAACAACTTATCATTTGCGTCACTGCAAAGAATGGATCCTTCGGCTTGGTGATGGAACAGAAGAAAGTCACAAGAGAACACAAGAAGCAATTGACGATTTATGGAGATTCACGGATGAATTGTTTTTCAAAAACGAAATAGATGAACTATTGATACGAGAAATATTTTCGGTAGATCCCGGGTTGATTAAACCGAAATGGAAAAACGATGTTGAAAAAATTTTGGACCAGGCAACGTTGACAATTCCTAAAGATGAGCTGATGCATACCGGCGGAAGACATGGAATTCATACAGAACATCTTGGTCACTTGCTTGCCGAAATGCAAATTGTTGCGCGCTCTTTTCCAACGGCAAAGTGGTAA
- the paaB gene encoding 1,2-phenylacetyl-CoA epoxidase subunit B: MINDNNQSDWKVWEVFIQSKTGEPHSHAGNVHAADPEMALQNARDVYSRRNEAISLWVVPSDQIVSTSPSDSGPFFEPSNEKIYRHPQFYKVPKGVRGF; encoded by the coding sequence ATGATTAACGACAATAATCAAAGCGATTGGAAAGTCTGGGAAGTTTTTATCCAATCAAAAACCGGTGAGCCGCATTCTCACGCCGGCAATGTTCACGCCGCAGATCCGGAAATGGCTCTGCAAAACGCGAGAGATGTTTATTCACGCCGGAACGAAGCAATAAGTTTGTGGGTTGTCCCATCCGATCAAATTGTGTCAACGTCCCCTTCGGACAGTGGACCATTCTTTGAGCCATCAAACGAAAAAATTTACCGCCATCCTCAATTTTATAAAGTTCCAAAAGGGGTAAGAGGATTTTGA
- the paaA gene encoding 1,2-phenylacetyl-CoA epoxidase subunit A — translation MLYILLEHRKNTQMSEDKLLEQFEKRIEAGEIIEPKDWMPERYRKQLIRMMSQHAHSEIVGMLPEGNWITRAPSLRRKMVILAKVQDEAGHGLYIYSATETLGVDRSELIQQLLDGTAKYSSIFNYPTLSWADIGTIGWFVDGAAIVNQTMLAKCSYGPYARAMVRICKEENFHKKQGYEIAATLSSGTPQQHEMIQDAVNRWWWPSLMMFGPSDKDSANSEELMKWKVKLKGNDELRQRFVDLTVPQAQAINITLPDPDLRLNEETGHYEFGKIDWEEFWKVVKGNGPMNKERIKARRDAHESGRWVREAAIAYAEKKQLKSV, via the coding sequence ATGTTATATATTTTATTAGAACATCGGAAAAACACGCAAATGTCTGAAGATAAATTGTTAGAGCAATTCGAAAAACGGATTGAGGCAGGCGAAATAATTGAACCAAAAGATTGGATGCCGGAACGATACAGAAAACAATTGATAAGAATGATGAGCCAGCATGCCCACTCAGAAATTGTTGGAATGCTGCCGGAAGGAAATTGGATAACACGCGCGCCATCGCTGCGTAGGAAAATGGTCATTCTTGCAAAAGTACAGGACGAAGCCGGACACGGACTTTATATATACAGCGCTACGGAAACATTAGGCGTGGATCGATCGGAACTGATCCAGCAGCTGCTCGATGGAACAGCGAAGTACTCAAGCATTTTTAATTATCCAACTTTAAGCTGGGCAGATATAGGAACAATAGGTTGGTTTGTTGACGGAGCGGCAATTGTGAACCAAACGATGCTTGCAAAATGTTCTTATGGACCGTATGCACGCGCAATGGTCCGAATTTGTAAAGAAGAAAATTTTCACAAAAAACAAGGATATGAAATAGCCGCTACACTTTCGAGCGGAACTCCGCAACAGCACGAGATGATTCAAGATGCGGTTAACAGATGGTGGTGGCCGTCTCTGATGATGTTTGGTCCTTCAGATAAAGATTCGGCAAATTCAGAAGAACTCATGAAGTGGAAAGTAAAATTAAAAGGAAACGATGAACTTCGACAGCGATTTGTTGATCTAACAGTTCCACAGGCACAAGCAATTAATATTACTCTTCCGGATCCGGATTTAAGATTGAACGAGGAAACGGGTCATTATGAATTCGGGAAAATTGACTGGGAAGAATTTTGGAAAGTAGTAAAGGGAAACGGTCCCATGAACAAAGAGCGAATTAAAGCAAGAAGGGATGCTCACGAAAGCGGAAGATGGGTCCGGGAAGCCGCAATTGCGTATGCAGAAAAAAAACAATTGAAAAGTGTTTAA
- a CDS encoding acetate--CoA ligase family protein, whose protein sequence is MRYIKNFFYPGSVCVAGASTKAKSIGYELLNTIKSYGFKGNVYPVNPKAEEILGYKCFKNINEIPAEIDLAIVVVPKQFVEDTIDSLLAKGVRAIVLITAGFKEIGKEGEELEKKIIEKIKNSGARMVGPNCMGIINTLEGVKLNATFVAEKPEMGSTGFLSQSGALGAAVLNSLRETDIKFAHFISVGNKADINENDMLEFWQNDSNIKTLTFYLESFINGENFIKPFITGDITKPAIVLKAGKTASGMKAASSHTGALSSKDKVVDALMKQFGIIRVSDLNELFNTAKGFENFPIPKGNKVAVVTNAGGPGILTVDTLERENLVLTVLGNETKKLLREVVHPEGSVENPVDLLPGADAATFKRVIEIILEDENVDAVISIFVQPVMVQPFEVVEAIYSIHSEKPILQVDMPLPEFWDEYRKFSEKNLPLFRNPEDPTEVLSNMLMFSASRERLKNNHRQYLDLLNAKSKKYEFKSGFLSQIEVSRVCNDYDIPLIQNKLISPETLKELNGGIKYPVVLKGINHEIIHKSEINAVKLNIKTKEELLIKAVEIEKSFSRFHFIVEEYLIQPFVKTKHEILIGGVRDASFGPVIMFGTGGKYVEIICDTSIKSAYMCDDDVDDMINETVIGKILQGIRGEEPCNMKELKRIILSCARMMAENKNITEFDLNPLIVGEDNKYYAVDVRIKID, encoded by the coding sequence ATGAGATATATCAAAAATTTTTTCTATCCCGGATCGGTTTGTGTTGCCGGCGCTTCAACAAAAGCGAAAAGCATCGGCTATGAATTGCTGAATACAATTAAGAGTTACGGCTTTAAGGGTAATGTTTATCCGGTTAATCCGAAAGCAGAAGAGATACTTGGTTACAAATGTTTTAAAAATATTAATGAAATACCAGCAGAGATTGATCTTGCAATTGTAGTTGTTCCAAAACAATTTGTTGAAGACACAATAGATAGTTTGCTTGCAAAAGGAGTTAGGGCAATTGTTCTTATTACCGCGGGATTCAAAGAGATAGGCAAAGAAGGCGAAGAGTTAGAAAAAAAAATTATTGAGAAGATTAAAAACTCCGGTGCGCGAATGGTCGGACCGAACTGTATGGGAATCATCAACACACTTGAAGGCGTAAAGCTCAACGCAACATTTGTAGCAGAAAAACCGGAAATGGGAAGCACTGGGTTCTTATCTCAGAGCGGAGCTCTTGGCGCAGCAGTATTAAATTCATTACGTGAAACAGATATTAAGTTTGCTCATTTCATTAGCGTTGGAAACAAAGCCGACATAAATGAAAACGATATGCTTGAATTTTGGCAAAATGATTCAAACATTAAAACACTTACTTTTTATCTGGAGAGTTTTATAAACGGTGAAAATTTTATTAAGCCGTTTATAACCGGCGATATTACAAAACCGGCAATCGTTCTGAAAGCCGGAAAGACAGCAAGCGGCATGAAAGCCGCGTCGTCACACACCGGTGCATTGAGTAGTAAAGATAAAGTTGTTGATGCATTGATGAAGCAGTTTGGAATTATCCGTGTTTCCGATCTTAATGAACTTTTCAACACGGCAAAAGGATTTGAGAATTTTCCAATACCGAAAGGAAATAAAGTTGCTGTTGTAACCAATGCTGGCGGTCCCGGTATTTTAACAGTGGACACGCTTGAGCGGGAAAATCTTGTTCTCACCGTTTTGGGAAACGAAACAAAAAAACTTCTGCGCGAAGTAGTTCATCCGGAAGGAAGCGTCGAAAACCCGGTTGATCTTTTGCCCGGCGCCGATGCAGCGACATTTAAACGTGTAATTGAAATTATTTTAGAAGATGAAAATGTTGATGCGGTTATTTCAATTTTTGTGCAACCGGTGATGGTTCAACCATTCGAGGTTGTAGAAGCTATTTATTCTATCCATTCAGAAAAGCCGATCCTTCAAGTGGATATGCCTCTGCCTGAGTTCTGGGATGAATACAGAAAATTTTCTGAGAAAAATTTGCCGCTTTTCAGAAATCCGGAAGATCCCACAGAAGTACTTTCAAATATGCTTATGTTCTCGGCTTCACGCGAGCGTTTGAAAAATAATCACCGGCAATATCTTGATCTTCTCAATGCCAAATCAAAAAAATACGAATTTAAGAGCGGGTTCCTTTCGCAAATAGAAGTCAGCCGGGTTTGCAATGATTATGATATTCCGTTAATACAGAATAAATTAATCTCTCCGGAGACACTTAAAGAACTTAACGGAGGAATAAAATATCCGGTCGTACTTAAAGGAATTAATCATGAGATTATTCATAAGTCAGAGATTAATGCGGTTAAACTAAATATAAAGACAAAAGAAGAGTTGTTAATCAAAGCCGTTGAAATCGAGAAAAGTTTTTCCCGTTTTCATTTTATTGTTGAGGAATATTTAATCCAGCCGTTTGTAAAGACAAAACATGAAATACTTATCGGCGGTGTACGGGACGCTTCATTCGGTCCGGTAATAATGTTCGGTACCGGCGGTAAGTATGTGGAAATAATCTGCGACACTTCTATTAAATCCGCTTATATGTGCGATGATGACGTTGATGATATGATAAATGAAACAGTGATCGGAAAAATTCTGCAGGGAATCCGCGGAGAAGAGCCGTGCAACATGAAAGAGCTAAAACGGATTATCCTTTCATGCGCTAGAATGATGGCAGAAAATAAAAACATAACTGAATTTGATTTGAACCCGCTGATTGTCGGTGAAGACAATAAATATTACGCAGTTGATGTGAGAATTAAGATTGATTAA